The following proteins are co-located in the Shouchella hunanensis genome:
- the phnC gene encoding phosphonate ABC transporter ATP-binding protein — MIEIKNVSKVYPNGTKGLQNINLTIEQGEFVVIVGLSGAGKSTLLRSINRLNEITEGEILINDQSITTAKGRTLRKIRQQTSMIFQSFNLVKRSSVLRNVLSGRVGYHGTLRTTLNLFPKYDVELALQALDRVNIVEKAYAKASDLSGGQQQRVAIARALAQQPSVILADEPTASLDPLTTKQVMDDLKRINKEDKITTIVNLHFIDLAREYATRIIGLRAGEVVFDGPVSEATDEKFAEIYGRPIQEDELLGEDLHEPATPPTTN; from the coding sequence ATGATCGAAATTAAGAATGTGTCTAAAGTTTATCCAAACGGCACAAAAGGATTACAGAACATCAATTTAACGATTGAACAAGGTGAATTCGTCGTCATTGTTGGCTTATCAGGCGCTGGAAAGTCCACCTTGCTTCGCTCTATTAACCGATTAAATGAGATTACTGAAGGCGAAATCTTAATTAATGACCAATCTATTACGACAGCAAAAGGACGCACTTTACGCAAGATACGCCAACAGACGTCTATGATCTTCCAAAGCTTTAACTTAGTAAAACGTTCATCTGTGTTGCGAAATGTCTTGTCTGGTCGGGTTGGTTACCATGGTACGCTACGAACGACTCTTAATCTATTTCCGAAGTATGACGTAGAACTAGCGCTACAAGCATTAGATCGAGTAAATATTGTTGAAAAAGCCTATGCAAAAGCAAGCGATCTTTCTGGTGGACAGCAGCAACGTGTGGCCATTGCACGCGCTCTTGCTCAGCAGCCAAGCGTTATATTAGCCGATGAACCTACTGCTTCTCTTGATCCATTAACAACAAAGCAAGTAATGGATGATTTGAAACGCATTAATAAAGAAGATAAGATTACGACAATCGTTAATCTGCATTTTATAGATTTAGCACGTGAATATGCGACAAGAATTATTGGATTACGCGCAGGAGAAGTTGTATTTGACGGACCCGTTTCCGAAGCGACTGATGAGAAGTTCGCAGAAATTTATGGTCGACCGATTCAAGAGGATGAGCTTTTAGGGGAGGATTTACATGAGCCAGCCACTCCACCAACAACTAACTAA
- the phnE gene encoding phosphonate ABC transporter, permease protein PhnE → MSQPLHQQLTKPPKTKLYTTLALIAAVILASAWYIDANPLTLIERGDRAFDIIGRMFPPDMSFFISATPAMLETIRMALIGTTFGAILAIPILFFCAANVATPVWIHQPARIALNALRTVPDILLAAIFAAILGFNTLAGIVALSIFSIGVIGKLSYEAVENIDKGPLESMTSVGANKIQWIVFGVVPQVLPQFTSFVLYTLEINVRAAAILGIVGAGGIGRLYTNSLASYSFDQVFALILYTLVVVLIIDFISLKIRERLI, encoded by the coding sequence ATGAGCCAGCCACTCCACCAACAACTAACTAAGCCACCTAAAACAAAGCTCTACACTACGCTCGCCTTAATTGCAGCGGTGATTTTAGCAAGCGCTTGGTACATCGATGCCAACCCACTCACGTTGATTGAGCGCGGTGATCGGGCATTTGATATTATTGGTCGTATGTTCCCTCCTGATATGAGCTTTTTTATTAGTGCAACGCCTGCGATGCTTGAAACCATTCGTATGGCCTTAATCGGGACAACATTCGGTGCTATTCTTGCGATTCCCATTCTATTCTTTTGTGCAGCAAACGTCGCAACACCAGTTTGGATTCACCAACCAGCAAGAATCGCATTGAATGCATTGCGTACGGTTCCTGATATTTTACTAGCAGCTATTTTTGCTGCCATATTAGGATTTAATACACTAGCCGGGATTGTTGCTTTAAGTATATTCTCAATCGGTGTTATAGGAAAACTTTCTTACGAAGCCGTTGAAAACATTGATAAAGGTCCACTTGAGTCGATGACTTCTGTTGGTGCAAACAAGATCCAGTGGATTGTTTTTGGTGTTGTACCTCAAGTGCTGCCACAGTTTACTTCCTTTGTACTGTATACACTAGAGATTAATGTACGTGCAGCAGCTATTTTAGGGATTGTTGGGGCTGGTGGTATTGGACGCCTTTACACAAACTCACTAGCATCCTATTCATTCGACCAAGTATTTGCATTAATTTTGTACACACTAGTTGTTGTGCTTATTATTGATTTTATTAGTTTAAAAATTCGGGAGCGCCTAATATGA
- the phnE gene encoding phosphonate ABC transporter, permease protein PhnE, translating to MSDLRSKVQKPKKNRIKNAFIILILILLYVWGFAGINFSGISPNAGTVTSAILDGFLNPEWSYIYRPGQEDLIQNLLETFAIALVGITLSIVLSFPIAFWAARNLSVKRIISGSGKSFLSFFRTFPDIVMALIFIAIVGPSPYAGMLALGVSAMGMLGKLYAEEIEAIDPGPSEALVAAGANKLQVLLFAVVPQVLPGFISATLYRFEINLRSAATLGIVGAGGIGAPLIFAINGRSWDRVAIILIGLVVFVLVIDLISSALRKKVI from the coding sequence ATGAGTGATTTAAGAAGTAAGGTTCAGAAACCGAAAAAGAATCGTATTAAAAACGCATTTATAATTCTCATACTTATTCTATTATATGTATGGGGATTTGCAGGCATTAACTTTTCAGGAATTTCACCGAATGCCGGGACTGTTACCTCCGCTATTCTCGATGGGTTTCTGAATCCTGAATGGAGCTACATCTATCGTCCTGGTCAAGAGGATTTAATACAGAACTTGCTTGAAACGTTCGCAATAGCTCTGGTTGGTATTACATTATCCATCGTGCTTTCATTCCCGATAGCTTTCTGGGCTGCTCGCAACTTAAGCGTAAAGCGAATTATTTCTGGTTCCGGAAAATCGTTTTTAAGTTTCTTCCGTACTTTTCCAGACATCGTCATGGCACTAATCTTTATTGCAATTGTCGGTCCAAGTCCTTACGCTGGGATGCTCGCGCTTGGCGTTAGTGCGATGGGGATGCTCGGTAAGCTCTACGCAGAAGAAATTGAAGCGATTGACCCTGGTCCGTCTGAAGCACTTGTTGCCGCTGGTGCAAATAAACTGCAAGTACTGCTGTTTGCAGTCGTTCCTCAAGTGTTACCAGGCTTTATTTCCGCCACTCTTTACCGCTTTGAAATTAATTTACGTTCCGCTGCCACTCTCGGTATCGTTGGGGCTGGTGGTATCGGAGCACCACTTATCTTTGCGATTAATGGACGTAGTTGGGACCGGGTAGCCATTATTTTAATTGGCCTTGTCGTTTTCGTCCTTGTTATTGATTTAATTTCAAGTGCGTTACGTAAAAAAGTAATCTAA
- a CDS encoding zinc-binding alcohol dehydrogenase family protein, translating to MKAIGFYKALPIQDQNSLVEKEVETPKATGYDLLIEVKAVSVNPVDTKQRKANKPEEEAFRILGFDGAGIVKAVGDQCTLFQAGDEVYYAGDVTRNGSNAEYQVVDERLVGKKPKSLSFAEAAAMPLTAITAWESLYDRMKVTEKDRGKSILIIGGAGGVGSIAIQLASQQGLTVIATASRQETKEWCHSLGADVVVNHYEDLHTELQANRLESVDYILCLADTNQHWDGMAACIKPQGTICAIVENKDHLDMQKIRAKSVTFSWEFMFTRSMFKTEDQIEQHHMLTKMSEQFDEGKLRHTMTKLLSPLTAETLKQAHKQLEDGKMIGKLVIEQK from the coding sequence ATGAAAGCGATTGGATTTTACAAAGCTTTACCGATTCAAGACCAAAATAGTCTAGTTGAAAAAGAAGTCGAAACCCCTAAAGCAACAGGTTACGACCTGCTTATTGAAGTGAAAGCTGTATCCGTCAATCCCGTCGATACAAAGCAACGAAAAGCGAACAAGCCAGAGGAAGAAGCATTCCGTATTCTCGGTTTTGATGGAGCTGGTATTGTGAAAGCGGTCGGTGACCAATGTACGTTGTTTCAAGCTGGTGATGAGGTCTATTATGCGGGAGATGTGACTCGAAACGGATCAAACGCTGAATATCAGGTTGTTGACGAACGGCTCGTAGGAAAAAAACCAAAAAGTTTATCGTTTGCTGAAGCTGCCGCAATGCCGTTAACCGCTATTACAGCATGGGAATCCCTATACGATCGTATGAAGGTCACGGAAAAAGACAGAGGAAAGTCAATTCTTATTATTGGAGGCGCAGGTGGTGTTGGTTCCATTGCCATTCAGTTAGCCTCGCAACAAGGGTTAACCGTTATCGCCACTGCGTCAAGACAGGAAACAAAGGAGTGGTGTCACTCACTCGGGGCAGACGTTGTTGTGAATCATTACGAGGATTTGCACACAGAGCTACAAGCCAATAGGCTAGAAAGTGTTGATTATATTTTATGTCTTGCAGATACTAATCAACATTGGGACGGTATGGCTGCCTGCATCAAGCCTCAAGGAACGATTTGTGCCATTGTAGAGAATAAAGATCATTTAGATATGCAAAAAATTCGCGCAAAGAGTGTGACATTTTCATGGGAATTTATGTTTACTCGCTCGATGTTCAAGACAGAAGATCAAATTGAACAACACCATATGTTAACGAAAATGAGCGAACAATTTGATGAAGGAAAGCTTCGGCACACAATGACGAAACTGCTATCACCGTTAACCGCAGAGACGCTCAAACAAGCCCATAAACAGTTAGAAGATGGAAAGATGATTGGAAAGCTTGTCATCGAACAGAAGTGA
- a CDS encoding CocE/NonD family hydrolase, whose translation MADTILIEKNVPCLMRDGVTLYATIYRPQEDKRYPVLLTRIADGKDTHTFRSTNVFQFVQEGYVVIIQDVRGRYASEGVFAPFVHEEEDGYDTINWINQLPYTNKKIAMFGDQYSAYTQFAAAKTASTFLSALFPIHLFESMHAFSYREGLLKNKALIDTTLALSENVIEKRDTRAEDKKDQRFHLYAYQERKNQLYRYKAIDKLPVFKMLGVQWLFQTFLEAEKPSENHPLKSWPASYFVTGWFDEHAAHTLAAFQTARKQDEDKHLLLIGPWKTGTLSMPTLPHPFGYTTNNESLANGGSLTDFHVRWFDHWLKNKRNGVNEDAPVLLFVMGINKWRKERSWPLEEEDVHYTPFSFAASRQDEAYTLVHQGEDSSILSFTHAPFTEAHELIGSPTLRYQLPKHTQLSSFYVRLYVLNEEDEAFLLSDGLVKRSDTDDQSVTVTLSPVAYHFKKGERISIGFSAVPLERYRTTVGKVQEEDLHTLLPHLIKRATQLTLPFAKQPLR comes from the coding sequence ATGGCAGATACAATACTTATTGAAAAAAACGTCCCCTGTTTGATGCGTGATGGGGTCACACTATATGCTACTATTTATCGCCCACAGGAGGACAAGCGCTACCCAGTGCTTCTAACACGAATCGCAGATGGGAAGGACACACATACCTTCCGTTCCACTAACGTCTTTCAGTTTGTTCAAGAAGGCTACGTTGTCATTATTCAAGATGTGCGAGGGCGTTATGCATCTGAAGGTGTATTTGCGCCATTTGTTCATGAAGAAGAAGACGGCTATGATACCATTAACTGGATAAACCAGTTACCATATACCAACAAAAAAATTGCGATGTTTGGAGATCAATACAGTGCGTATACACAGTTTGCAGCTGCTAAAACTGCTTCTACGTTTCTCTCAGCTCTGTTTCCAATCCATTTGTTTGAGTCAATGCATGCCTTCTCTTATCGAGAGGGGCTATTAAAAAATAAAGCCTTAATCGATACAACATTAGCCCTTTCAGAGAATGTAATTGAAAAGCGAGACACACGTGCAGAAGATAAAAAGGATCAACGGTTCCATCTTTACGCTTACCAAGAGCGTAAAAACCAACTTTACCGTTACAAGGCAATAGACAAACTTCCTGTCTTTAAAATGCTTGGCGTCCAATGGTTGTTTCAAACATTCCTTGAAGCAGAGAAACCTTCAGAAAACCATCCCCTAAAAAGCTGGCCTGCCTCTTACTTCGTAACAGGTTGGTTTGACGAACATGCCGCCCATACATTAGCAGCTTTTCAAACAGCACGAAAGCAAGACGAAGATAAGCACCTGCTCCTCATTGGGCCATGGAAAACTGGCACATTATCCATGCCTACTTTACCGCATCCATTTGGGTATACAACGAACAATGAGTCGCTAGCAAATGGAGGTAGTTTAACTGATTTTCATGTACGGTGGTTTGATCACTGGCTGAAAAACAAACGCAATGGCGTAAACGAAGATGCACCTGTTTTACTGTTTGTAATGGGCATTAATAAATGGCGTAAAGAGCGCTCGTGGCCGCTTGAAGAGGAAGATGTTCACTATACACCCTTTTCATTTGCAGCATCTCGACAGGACGAAGCTTATACTCTCGTCCATCAAGGGGAAGATTCATCTATTCTGAGCTTTACTCATGCACCTTTTACTGAGGCTCACGAACTAATTGGCTCTCCTACTTTACGATACCAGTTACCGAAACATACACAGCTATCAAGCTTCTATGTACGTCTCTATGTTCTAAACGAAGAAGATGAAGCGTTTCTGTTATCAGATGGACTCGTAAAACGATCGGATACTGATGACCAAAGTGTGACCGTTACTCTCTCACCTGTTGCGTATCATTTTAAAAAAGGAGAACGGATTTCCATTGGTTTTTCAGCAGTTCCTTTAGAAAGGTATCGTACCACCGTTGGTAAGGTGCAAGAAGAAGATCTTCATACATTGCTTCCACATCTTATTAAACGTGCAACACAGTTAACACTTCCGTTCGCAAAACAACCTTTACGTTAA
- a CDS encoding peptidylprolyl isomerase has translation MKYGWLIVLSLLVFAACGTSEGENVDDDAQTAGASNETATEGVPEVPVEADDTPIATIEMEDGGEITVELYPEIAPISVNNFVALAEDGFYDGLRFHRIIEGFMIQGGDPNGNGSGGPGYSIKGEFESNGVENDLSHEPGVLSMARSQGMDTAGSQFFIVHGDATYLDGDYAAFGKVIDGMDIVDQIATVDKQGESPVAGQEQVIQSIVIER, from the coding sequence TTGAAATATGGATGGTTGATTGTTTTAAGTTTACTAGTCTTTGCAGCTTGTGGTACTAGTGAAGGGGAGAACGTTGATGATGATGCTCAGACTGCAGGAGCGTCCAACGAAACAGCTACCGAAGGGGTGCCGGAAGTGCCTGTAGAAGCTGACGATACACCCATTGCGACAATTGAAATGGAAGATGGCGGGGAAATAACGGTGGAACTATACCCAGAAATTGCTCCGATCTCCGTTAATAATTTTGTTGCTCTTGCAGAAGATGGCTTCTATGACGGATTACGTTTTCACCGTATCATTGAAGGTTTTATGATCCAAGGTGGAGACCCAAATGGGAATGGTTCAGGCGGACCTGGATACAGCATTAAAGGTGAATTTGAAAGCAATGGCGTTGAAAATGACCTTAGTCATGAGCCTGGTGTTCTTTCAATGGCGAGATCACAAGGAATGGATACGGCTGGCTCCCAGTTTTTTATTGTCCACGGTGATGCTACCTACCTCGACGGTGACTACGCTGCCTTCGGTAAAGTAATAGACGGTATGGACATCGTGGATCAGATTGCCACTGTGGATAAGCAAGGTGAGAGCCCAGTAGCAGGTCAAGAACAAGTCATCCAATCGATTGTAATAGAACGATAA
- a CDS encoding DUF3900 domain-containing protein: MEFSISYLSFYVIEIDQQKDQRTYSHYQTLDAATFENSALSQFLEGELKRIVKRKAQSHPNHAQAPTKLGEFVTEGNHPLKSNPNYALFQRALHATTSTDFKKESESFVETYVQTSAVRGGVFLVCQAKPKKYFDDLFLFILKCDFQDDIAVLSDANTLVKKVERAITTKNMKSIQYPYMIEEGMLEHTKVKIHQSSHARYFEDFLPFVTYGDPMPEVIKTQVQTMVQDHVNETFSSESSERQEMEERLESWSASETRELQEQLNHHQVVEATAAITAHIPDSKTTIKLGDVVVKFPLDAYGDNVHLAKYNDRYVLVVDAEQVTFDKNASPIEFLKPDHLEAVIQRMQADDE, encoded by the coding sequence ATGGAGTTTTCAATTTCTTATTTATCTTTTTACGTTATTGAGATTGATCAACAAAAAGATCAGCGAACCTATAGTCATTACCAAACATTGGATGCAGCGACATTTGAAAATAGTGCCCTTTCCCAATTCTTAGAAGGAGAATTAAAGAGAATTGTAAAACGGAAAGCACAGTCCCATCCCAATCATGCACAAGCACCAACGAAACTAGGTGAATTCGTAACGGAAGGCAATCATCCTCTTAAATCGAACCCAAATTATGCGCTTTTTCAAAGAGCCCTTCATGCAACAACTAGTACTGATTTCAAAAAAGAAAGTGAATCATTTGTAGAAACGTATGTTCAAACGAGCGCCGTTCGAGGTGGCGTTTTTCTCGTTTGCCAAGCAAAACCAAAAAAATACTTTGATGACTTATTTCTTTTTATATTAAAATGTGATTTTCAAGATGATATTGCGGTTCTGAGCGACGCCAATACACTTGTTAAAAAAGTGGAAAGAGCGATTACCACGAAAAATATGAAGTCGATTCAGTATCCATACATGATTGAAGAGGGCATGCTCGAACACACTAAAGTGAAAATTCATCAGTCTTCACATGCACGATACTTTGAAGATTTCCTTCCATTCGTTACTTACGGAGACCCAATGCCAGAAGTAATCAAAACCCAAGTACAGACAATGGTTCAAGATCATGTCAATGAAACCTTTTCCTCTGAGAGTTCAGAAAGACAAGAAATGGAAGAGCGCTTAGAGTCATGGTCAGCTAGTGAGACGAGGGAATTACAAGAACAGTTAAATCACCATCAAGTCGTAGAAGCAACAGCAGCCATTACGGCTCACATACCTGATTCAAAAACAACGATTAAATTGGGTGACGTTGTCGTTAAATTTCCCCTAGACGCATATGGGGATAACGTTCACCTTGCGAAATATAATGATCGCTATGTACTTGTTGTTGATGCCGAACAGGTTACATTTGATAAAAATGCTTCTCCCATCGAGTTTTTAAAGCCTGACCACTTAGAGGCGGTTATTCAACGCATGCAAGCCGATGACGAGTAA
- a CDS encoding flavin reductase family protein yields MDDRLFKTAMSKFTTGVTVVTTEWDNEVYGMTANAFMSVSLDPKLILVSIDNKARMKAVVEQSGSFAISILAEGHEDISMHFARQKEKEDLALTTFAGMPTVDGAIATIVCDLHDTSLQGDHTLFIGKVQDVAVTDQSPLVYYQGSYKKI; encoded by the coding sequence ATGGATGATCGTTTATTCAAAACCGCAATGAGTAAATTTACAACAGGTGTAACGGTAGTGACAACAGAATGGGATAACGAGGTTTACGGAATGACAGCAAATGCGTTTATGTCGGTTTCATTAGATCCTAAACTAATTCTAGTCTCTATAGATAATAAAGCAAGAATGAAAGCTGTTGTCGAACAGTCTGGCTCATTTGCTATTAGTATTTTAGCAGAAGGTCATGAAGATATTTCTATGCACTTTGCTCGCCAAAAAGAAAAGGAAGACCTAGCGTTAACAACCTTTGCTGGTATGCCAACTGTTGATGGCGCAATAGCTACCATTGTTTGTGATCTCCACGATACAAGCTTGCAAGGAGATCATACGCTTTTTATTGGAAAGGTACAGGACGTGGCTGTAACAGATCAAAGCCCTCTCGTCTATTACCAAGGTAGTTACAAGAAGATCTAG
- the map gene encoding type I methionyl aminopeptidase: MITLKSKREQEMMHKAGQLLAACHKEIAKRIQPGVTTDEIDRFVENYLREHGATPEQKGYNGYQYATCASLNDEICHGFPRKTPLKEGDLITIDSVFNLNGALADSAWTYAVGHPSPEAEALMAVTHQALYEGIKQAKIGNRLGDIGHAIQSFVEPKGYSVVRDFTGHGIGPTLHEPPQILHYGSPGKGIRLKEGMVITIEPMVNTGAYHSKLDSNGWTARTVDGSLSAQYEHTLVITADGPFILTDQGDAASYL; encoded by the coding sequence GTGATCACATTAAAATCAAAACGAGAACAAGAAATGATGCATAAAGCGGGACAACTGCTTGCAGCTTGTCATAAAGAAATTGCTAAACGAATACAGCCAGGTGTGACTACAGATGAGATTGACCGTTTTGTAGAAAATTATTTAAGAGAACATGGGGCAACCCCAGAACAAAAAGGATACAACGGCTATCAATATGCAACATGTGCATCTCTAAACGATGAAATATGCCATGGCTTCCCAAGAAAGACTCCTTTAAAAGAAGGAGACCTCATTACCATTGATTCAGTCTTTAACTTAAACGGAGCATTGGCTGATTCTGCTTGGACGTATGCTGTTGGACACCCTTCTCCTGAAGCGGAAGCACTAATGGCTGTTACGCATCAGGCTTTATATGAAGGAATAAAGCAAGCCAAAATTGGAAATCGTCTCGGAGATATCGGTCACGCCATTCAGTCTTTTGTTGAACCTAAAGGATACTCCGTTGTGCGAGATTTTACCGGGCACGGCATCGGTCCGACTCTTCATGAACCTCCTCAAATCCTGCACTATGGCTCTCCAGGTAAAGGGATTCGCTTAAAAGAGGGGATGGTGATTACCATCGAACCGATGGTGAACACGGGTGCTTATCACAGCAAACTGGACTCCAACGGTTGGACAGCTCGGACTGTAGACGGCTCTTTATCTGCTCAATACGAACACACCCTCGTTATTACTGCTGATGGTCCTTTTATTTTAACCGATCAAGGAGATGCAGCCTCTTACCTATAA
- a CDS encoding substrate-binding domain-containing protein: MFVTKMIRIIVLSTIVFIGFVTVMICAFLGMSIFYLWLLSAATICIVIYVTLMFYQWHRPGFRRMFFLSMIIVGLVSIYTYEQRNNALKTIAEPYVPLEQWEPFHPNRPIEIERAETNLSSDSIRITGQAFLYPLYSSFVEATFSSVDPSYARQVLDTASRPLDSLGNDTIAFVPEYLLPTDHSVEPVPIAKDAFVFFTHQEQEVETISRDQVQSIYTGALSNWSQVGGATQAIRQYQRKEEDSQEAFEWFMEESSQTDPTTPYENVQNAIGFTFYSNYQFVEDTNQTKLLAIDHVAPSQQTLESHEYPIPITVYAVTSTTPNDEVTSFIEWIQSEEAQTVIESVGFSPIQEGEHAY, encoded by the coding sequence GTGTTTGTGACAAAAATGATTCGAATCATTGTTTTATCTACCATTGTTTTTATTGGATTTGTAACGGTTATGATCTGCGCTTTCTTAGGTATGTCGATTTTCTATTTATGGCTTCTGTCAGCTGCAACGATTTGCATCGTCATTTATGTTACATTAATGTTCTACCAATGGCATCGACCAGGCTTTCGGCGCATGTTTTTTCTCAGTATGATCATTGTTGGACTGGTTAGTATCTATACATACGAGCAACGAAACAATGCTTTAAAAACAATCGCAGAGCCTTACGTGCCATTAGAGCAATGGGAACCATTCCATCCTAATCGACCAATTGAAATCGAGCGAGCAGAAACCAACCTATCTTCTGATTCAATCCGAATTACCGGACAAGCCTTCTTATATCCACTTTATAGTTCATTTGTCGAAGCAACCTTTTCAAGTGTCGATCCTTCTTATGCCCGACAAGTACTAGATACGGCATCTCGTCCATTAGACTCTTTAGGTAATGACACGATTGCGTTCGTTCCAGAATATCTTCTTCCAACTGACCATTCAGTTGAGCCAGTTCCTATTGCGAAAGATGCTTTTGTGTTTTTCACGCATCAAGAACAAGAAGTGGAAACAATTAGCCGGGACCAAGTTCAATCTATTTACACAGGTGCGCTATCCAATTGGTCACAAGTTGGTGGTGCAACCCAAGCAATTCGTCAATATCAACGAAAAGAAGAAGATAGTCAGGAGGCGTTTGAGTGGTTTATGGAAGAATCGAGCCAAACAGATCCAACGACTCCCTACGAAAATGTCCAAAATGCCATTGGCTTTACGTTCTATAGTAACTATCAATTCGTCGAAGACACGAATCAGACCAAACTGTTAGCTATTGATCACGTGGCACCATCTCAACAGACACTTGAGTCACATGAATATCCGATTCCTATAACCGTCTACGCTGTAACATCTACAACACCAAATGATGAGGTAACGTCATTTATTGAGTGGATCCAATCAGAAGAAGCGCAAACGGTCATCGAATCAGTCGGTTTTTCGCCTATTCAGGAAGGTGAACATGCATACTAA
- a CDS encoding aminotransferase class I/II-fold pyridoxal phosphate-dependent enzyme codes for MSNVNELTEEQLYQRYEQLKAQLERYKRENMTLDMSRGKPSPDQLNLSEEMIALLTAEELITSDGLDTRNYGQLDGIPEAKSWFASILEVEPSQVIVGGNSSLSTMHDTVARGLLKGVEEEAKPWSSYPSVKFLCPSPGYDRHFSICEFLGIEMIPVDMTSEGPNMDQVEALVREDETIKGIWCVPKYSNPEGVTYSEAVVKRLASMKTKATDFRIFWDNAYVIHHLTDTPDTLVSILAEAKKAGYPNRPYVFASTSKVTFPGAGISAFVSSPDNIAFTKKQLSFQTIGADKINQLRHIRFFEKIGGVEEQMKKHAAIIKPKFDLVIDTLQHKLGDKNIATWTEPNGGYFISVNTENGCAARVVALCKEVGLTLTGAGATYPYGKDPLDRNIRIAPSFPTLDELQKAMNVFCDCVELAAIEGKVEKSKA; via the coding sequence GTGTCCAATGTGAATGAATTAACTGAAGAACAGCTTTATCAACGATATGAGCAGCTAAAAGCGCAATTGGAACGTTACAAGCGTGAAAATATGACGTTAGATATGTCTCGAGGAAAGCCAAGTCCCGATCAACTTAATCTTTCAGAAGAGATGATTGCTTTATTAACTGCAGAGGAGCTTATTACTAGCGATGGTTTAGATACGCGAAATTATGGCCAGTTAGACGGTATCCCTGAAGCGAAATCTTGGTTTGCTTCCATTCTTGAGGTAGAGCCTAGTCAAGTAATCGTTGGGGGGAATTCAAGCCTGTCGACCATGCACGACACGGTTGCCCGTGGATTGTTAAAGGGTGTAGAGGAAGAAGCTAAACCGTGGTCTTCTTATCCATCGGTTAAATTCCTGTGTCCGTCTCCTGGCTATGACCGTCACTTTTCTATTTGTGAGTTTCTTGGGATTGAAATGATTCCAGTCGACATGACAAGTGAAGGTCCTAACATGGATCAAGTAGAAGCCCTCGTTCGAGAAGATGAAACGATTAAAGGGATTTGGTGTGTTCCAAAATATAGTAATCCAGAAGGTGTTACGTATTCGGAAGCAGTAGTAAAAAGACTTGCATCCATGAAGACAAAAGCGACTGATTTTCGCATTTTCTGGGACAATGCCTATGTAATTCACCATTTAACTGATACACCCGATACACTAGTATCTATCCTTGCAGAAGCAAAAAAAGCAGGCTATCCAAATCGCCCATACGTCTTTGCGTCAACATCGAAAGTAACGTTCCCAGGAGCAGGCATTTCCGCGTTTGTTTCTTCTCCTGATAATATCGCGTTTACAAAAAAACAGCTTAGTTTTCAAACCATTGGTGCTGATAAAATTAACCAATTAAGGCATATTCGTTTCTTTGAAAAAATTGGTGGTGTTGAAGAGCAAATGAAGAAACATGCAGCGATTATCAAACCGAAATTTGATTTAGTGATTGATACGCTACAGCATAAATTAGGGGACAAAAACATTGCCACATGGACGGAACCGAATGGTGGGTATTTTATTAGTGTCAACACAGAAAATGGATGTGCAGCACGAGTGGTAGCGTTATGCAAAGAAGTTGGGTTAACTCTAACTGGAGCAGGCGCAACCTATCCGTATGGAAAGGATCCACTTGATCGTAATATTCGTATTGCACCATCTTTCCCGACTTTAGATGAATTACAAAAAGCCATGAATGTTTTTTGTGATTGTGTAGAACTTGCTGCAATTGAAGGCAAAGTTGAGAAGAGCAAGGCATAG